In a single window of the Magnolia sinica isolate HGM2019 chromosome 7, MsV1, whole genome shotgun sequence genome:
- the LOC131251845 gene encoding protein FATTY ACID EXPORT 2, chloroplastic-like has product MGAVSTLSSVLLFSQASGDHCRALSSSSIYFFTNNRESKRRWATFGTLRLSYSSRVGGLGGRRAVVSNLRSEGSGVDSIEGGDGGFGGDDGSSNNNNNDNDSGDGDGESSKSGGMSMSQKLTLAYAALVGVGGVMGYAKSGSQKSLASGGLSALLLFYVFSELPSRPAFASSLGLGLSAALLAVMGSRFMKSRKLFPAGLVSFTSLIMAAGYLHGILRSLGA; this is encoded by the exons atgggCGCGGTTTCGACGCTTTCTTCTGTCCTGTTATTTTCTCAAGCATCCGGGGATCATTGCAGAGCGTTGTCTTCCTCCTCAATCTACTTCTTCACTAATAACAGAGAGAGCAAGAGAAGATGGGCGACATTCGGCACCCTCCGCCTTTCTTATTCTTCTAGGGTGGGCGGTCTTGGCGGGAGAAGGGCTGTCGTCAGCAACTTGAGATCAGAGGGCTCTGGCGTTGACAGCATCGAAGGTGGTGATGGGGGTTTTGGCGGAGACGAcggcagcagcaacaacaacaacaacgataATGATAGCGGAGATGGAGACGGGGAATCATCTAAGTCCGGGGGTATGTCAATGTCCCAGAAGCTGACCTTGGCTTATGCTGCCTTGGTTGGAG TTGGAGGAGTAATGGGCTATGCAAAAAGTGGTAGCCAGAAGTCATTAGCTTCTGGGGGGTTATCAGCCTTGCTTCTGTTCTATGTGTTTAGTGAACTTCCCTCAAGACCAGCGTTTGCTTCATCACTGGGGCTTG GCCTATCTGCTGCACTTCTTGCTGTCATGGGTTCTCGCTTCATGAAGTCGAGGAAACTATTTCCAGCAGGCCTCGTATCTTTTACGTCTTTGATCATGGCTGCTGGCTACCTCCATGGAATTTTGCGCAGTCTGGGAGCATGA